The genomic segment CTACTGCGGCAAAGAGGCGTCTTTGGAAGAGCTGCAATCAAGGGAATTAGCTTTGTTCTGAAATCCTCCCACAGAGCTAAAGAATATGTTTCAGCCCACAAGAGAACGCTTTGTAATAAGACATTCATCAGGGCAAGATATGGAACTGACTTTTGTGGAGCCTGTCACATGGTGAAGTGAGACTCATCAGGGCACAGAGGCAGGTGTTTATTGAAAGGCACCCAAGGGGGTGCACGGGAGGAAGCAAGGCTCACCGTGCGGCAGGCGGGGGAGCTGGAGATGGGGCCAAGGCCCAGCTCTCTGCCCCctgctgggcctcagcttccccatctgtatGCTTGGGAGTAGGGTTGGATAGGCGAGCTCTAAGGTCTGGTCCAGTCTTGGAGATCCTGTAGAACGTGTGTGACATGTGGCTATCCTTTGAGCTTAGATGCTCTGGGCAAGGCCCTTAGCTTGGGCCTACTGAGTAGGGCTCCAGAGGTTCTAAGAATCTCTTGAAAACAGATGcaaatttttgtggttttaggCTGGATTTCAATACACCCATCATCCCCCAAAAGGTTAAAAGACAAGTGTTGTTTACACGGTGGTAGGAGCGGACGGGGAGTGGAGCCTCAAAGACTAAGGAAGGTGGTGGCACCGCAGACTTGCTCAAGGGTGCTCGGCAACCACACCCTCCCTCAGCAGCCCCAGCTGGCAGCTTTCACTCATTACATAACTGTTCTTTTGAAAACCAGGCAACGAAACCTCCAGAAGAAAAGCTATTGATTATTAAAGGTTACTTGGAGGCTTAGAGACTCATAATAAAGCAGTTATAATTATTCCTGTAATGACACAGCCTTTCAAATGCTCAGATGTGAGAACATTCTGCTTGCATCGCATCAGTCATCTTCGTCACAGGGAGAAAGGCAAAGGGCTGGAAATAGCTCATGGGAAGCCACAGGCAGGAGTCATGAGGAAGGGAAGGCACTGAAAGCAAGTCGGTGAAAGAAGCAGGGAGGAGCCCAGAGCACCCAGAACCTGCAGCCTGCGcagcctccccccagccccgcAGACCCTCCCCAAGACCAGCTTCGCCTGCCACAGGCCCCTCGGGGCTGGAACGCTGGCTGCACAGTTCCACGTCCGCTGACAGTCCTCCTCTCGTTAAATGCACATCGTCTATGAAAAATACCCTCAGCGGaatggcaaaaaaagaaatacaggaaatataaccatttgtttctgctttttataacaacaataactagcatttattgagcatttactctgtgTCAGACACTGCTCTAAGTACTCTctgtgtgttatctcatttaattttcacaaaaattcatGGGGTAGGTATGATTATTATTCCCACTTAATGACAAAGAAGCTAAGGCATAAACTGAAAACAGTGATGGTAATACTTAGtatgtggcagagccagaattcgaACCCAGTCAGGGGAACCCTGGAGTGCCCAGCACGCTGCACGCTGTTAAGGTGTCCAGGCCCACTCTCGGGTTGCCCCAGCAAGAGGGGGCACTTCCCTTATGAATCTCAGAGGACACTAAATGCTGTGCATGGTATTGGTTTTgtttgtgctttgttttgttttttcttttcatatttcgcTGAAGGCTTCACTCTCCCCCTTTGCCTGGCCTCCTCATTGTTTCTGTGCATTTGACAAGGTCTACTGAGCCTGACACTTGGAGGTCCTGGGGCTGATCCCTTGGGAAATGCATAAGTAGGTGCAAAATCAATTCAACCAACTCTAACGACAGTCAGAGGGCGCCCTAACAAAGGCACAAGGCTTTGAGGAGGAAGGTCTCACAGCAGCGCTGATAATCAGGTGTCCCCTGAAGAAGGAAGGGTCCACAGGAGCTGGGGGTAGGAGAAGCAGCCAGCACAGGAATCTTGCCCCTTGACTCTGTGTCCTCGAGAGGATCACGACATCCCCAGCTGCTTTGTTTCCCCCAACTCCAGGTCCCCTCTACAGCCACCTGGCCCCGAGATGGCGACGATGCTGTTGCTGCTTTCCACGCTGGCTGGCCTCTTCGCTGCGGCAGAGGGACAAGCTTTCCACCTTGGGAAATGCCCGAGCCCCCCGGTGCAGGAGAATTTTGACGTGAATAAGGTGTGGTAAAGGCTAAACTCCCATTTGTGTTGCTGTGTCTGGTGTGAAAAAGCACTCTACGAGGTTCAGGTTTATTATTCGGCTCTAATCTCCGCAGCAAGCCTTGGGACAGTTACTCACCTTACTTGGGGGTTCCCCAAAGTAGACTCTGAGACAAGGACTAGGGCAGGGAGTTTTTGGAAGATGATCCCAGGAAGCGCGAATGGGCCTGTGGGAAAGTGGGACCGAGAAGGCAGAGGAGCAATAAAGGGTGTGTTCACCTGCAGTTACTCTGCGAACGATGGGGTTCAGTCCTGCTGGGGGTCCTCTGAGCAAAGGCATGGAATGCACCCCAGATTGTCCCACAGCCGGATGCCAGCAGGCCGCGGGAGTGCctgtggagaggagagagatggggtctcaggtGGGCAGCTGGCAGCTTCCAAAAGAGCTgtaccatttacattcccaccagcagtgtctaattccaatctctccacatgtTTGCCAAAACTTGTCAttgttgtctttttaattatagccaattTTAGTGTGTGTGAAGTTGTATCTCatcatggggttttttttttttttttttttttttttacatgctaaTGGggctatttggaatttttttatttttaagacggACTCAtatggctctgttgcccaggctggagtgcagtggcacgatcacagttcacggcaacctcaaactcctgagctcaatcaatcctcctgcctcagcctctcaagtagctgggactacaggcatgtgcctccatgcccggctaattttttaattttctgtaccgccagagtctctctatgttgcccaggctggtctcaaactcttgacctcaagaaatcttcctgccttggccttccaaagagctggggttgcaggtgtgagccattgcacctggccctattgttttgatttgcatttccccaatggctaatgatatttagcatcttttcatgtgtttgttgaccatttgtattaaatatatcttCTTTATGTATCTTCTATTCAAATCCCTTGCCTGTTTTTTaactggtattttttaaattattgaattgtaagagttctctCTATATTctgatacaagtcccttatcagatatatgatttacaatattttctctcattcagtGGATTTTTTCACTTTACTGATGTGCCCTTTGAAGCACAAACGTTTTTAATATGAATGCAGTTcaatttgtctacttttttctgttgttgcttgTGTTTTATGGTGGcatacctaaaaaaaaattgcctaatccaatattataaagatttactcctatattattttctttgaagagttttatatttctagttcttacatttaagtctttgatccattttaagcTAAATTATGTATATAGTATGATATAAGggtcattcttttgcatgtggatatccagttgttccagcaccatttgttgaaaaggctgttctttccccattgaataggCTTGGCattcttgttgaaaatcaattgattataTATGTGAAGGTTTATTTCCAGACTCTCGattctattctattgatctatatgtctatactAATGCCACCACCACACAGTGTTGATTACTACAGCTTGgaggtaagttttgaaatcagaatgtacaagtcctccaactttgttcttctggCTATTCTGTATCCATTATATtctcatatgaattttagggtgagcttatcaatttctgcaaagaaaccAATTAGAATTTTgttagagattgcattgaatctgaagatcaatttggggagtattgctaTCTTAACAATATTCTCTTCCAGCTTGTTAAcatagaatatttttccatttacttaggtcttctttaattttttttcaacaatattttgcagttttcagagtataagttttacatttctttagttaaatttactcctaaatatgttattcttttgatgctattgtaaatggaattttcttaatttcatttgcaGATTGTTCATTGCAAGTATAAAAATAcgtttgatttttatatattaatcttgtatcttttaaccttgctaaactcattaGACCTaatcgtttttgtttttgttttagagtcCTCAGGATATTTTATATGCCATCTGCAAATAGATATAGTTTCACCTCTTCCTTTCTAGGATTCTTTTTAAACACTGAATTCTCTTTCTatagatagagaaactgagaccTGAGAAGGTTAAGAGGCCATCACAAAAATAATGAGATCATGACATCAAAATCAATCTTCTACCTCTGAGTTTCCTCTTTTCTGGAAAATCCAGCTCCCTCAGTTTTAATTGTGGAGCACTAAAGTCACTTTAACAATAATGGAACTATTTTAAATGCACGATATAAAATGGAGCTTTTTCTGAGGATGTCTATGAAACCAGTTAGCCTTTAACCTTATTCTTTGGTGCTTTAGGTGAATATTAAGCTCAGTGGTTTTAACTGAAACTTCTGCTTTAATAAATGAGTGGAAATTTGCGGTCATAAGTGTGGGTGTATATTTGAGCCGGGAGCATGTGACTGGGGCAACACTGCCACCTGTTTGCCATACGCTCTCTTTTCAAGTTCTGGCTCTGCAGGCAAGTGcatctctttttgttttgttgagtaatacatttttaaatttctaaaataattccaATTAATAATTTGATCAGGtaaatatattcacatggttcaaaatctGAACGTACAAAAGAATATACAATGAAAAGTTTCCCTTCCAcatctgtacctcagtttccatCCCCAGTGGCAACTAGTAAAACCAGTTATTGTGTATCTTGTTTGGAGATAATGTAAACATATACAAGCAAATACATATAAAACTGTGGTAAACAGAATAACGGCTTCTGAAGGTGCCCACGCCCCACTCCCTGGGACTTGTGAACATTCCTTTACATGAAAAaggggattttgcagatgtgttTGAAGTCATGGACCTTGAGACGGCCAGATTAGCCTGGAATCCCTGGACTATTCAGGTGGGCTCAATCTAATCACACAAGTCCTTGAAAGCAGAGAATCCTTCCCAGCTATGGTCAGAGAGAGAGGCTTGATGATGGAATAAGAGTCAGAGAGATGCAATGTGAGAAGGATTCGGCTTGCTTTTGTTGGCTTTGGAAATGAAGGAAGGGGATCCCAAGCCAAAGAATTCAGGTGGCCTCTAGAATTTGGAAGGGACAAGAAAATAGATTCTCCCCTAGGGCTTCCAGAAAGGAACATAACCAACACCTTGTTTTAGCCTAGTGAGCcccatgtcagacttctgacttacagaactgtaagataataaatctgtgctgttttaagctggtggtaacttgttacagcagcaatagaaatcCAATATAATAACCATTTCCCCGATTTTTACACAAAAGGGAGCTTAATATATATGCTATTTTGTACCTggcttttttttcattaaatagatCTTGGAAATAATTACATATGACTCTTTCCAAAGAGGAtgcataacattccattgtatggatgtgccaTGTGCCATCATGTATTTACCCAGCCCCCTACTGATGCCCACTGAGCCTGTTTCCTATCTTTTATTACTACAAAGAGTACTGCAAAGGATAACAAACATACATCATTTCTTCTATCAGAAGGACGCATTACGAGAAGTGCAATTGCAGGGCCAAAGAGTATATGTACTTTTAGCTTTGCCAGATGGTGCCAAACTGCCCTCCACAGAGGTTGTAAACTAGTCTGGTCTTCATGTGAAGTGTGTCCGGAAGCCTGAGAGTGCCTGTGTCCCCTCACCCTCACTGGCACCGGGGCAGCTTCCTTTAAAGTTGACTCCATACACTGAAAGTATGGACTGAGGGCCAGCCCCGAGAGAAAGAATGATACAAGTCTTCtatgctgaacacctgccaaAAGCCTTTGTGACCAGTTCCCTGTGCAGGGTCACATGAGGCAAGCTGCATCCACTCTGGAGTCCTAGCTCTCCACAGAGAACATATCTGACTGTGCACAAGATTCAAAGATGCCTCATCGTATCGTAAAATGTGAGAGATGAAAGGTCCTTTACATCATCCCCTGCTTTTAAAGGTCTAGAATTTCAGAAAGCTTTTGGCTAAAGAGGGCACTGAGAGCAGATCTAAATAAAGAGCACTTTAGGAATAGACTGTAGCACTCACCCAGTGCCCACACATCCGATGCACTTACTCTCAAGGGAATCGATATCTTGCTCAGTTGCTGCTGGGAACAGTGAGGCCCATTTTGCTCAGTTTCCCTGAGGAAGGGGCTCTGCTTCTGAAAGGCTGCAATGGGGAAGCATTTGCAGGTCCCCAGAGAACCACAGGGTTTTGCTCTACTTGTTGTCTCTGCAGTATCTCGGAAGATGGTACGAAATTGAGAAGATCCCAGTGAGCTTTGAGAAAGGAAGCTGCATCCAAGCCAACTACTCACTAATGGAAAACGGAAACATCAAAGTGCTAAACAAGGAGTTGAGGTGAGTGGCTGTGCCCATCCGGGGCCAGGCCTGCGGAGTGCTGACCCGGAGTGGCTGGGTGTTGGCAGCCTGTCTCAGGGAGGGTGGGGACGTTGCTGCCTGCCTGGGCTGCCTGCTCACGGCAGGACCGCGAGGAAAGCTCTTGGCAGGCAGGGATGGCAAGGACTagaatccactcatgaatttccATAGCCCCTTGCTGAGCACCTATTGTATACCAGACCCTGTGGGAACCACTCCAGTAACCCAAGCTGACAGGGCTCCTGCCCTCAATGCATAATAGACACTCTGGCAGCAAAGGACATCAGGGACCATCTTGTTGGGCCTTGAAACCAAGAGAGAAGCCCCTTTGATACCATCTGCTGACAGAGGCATCCAGTTTTGCTTGAACACTTTCAGGAACTGGGAGCTCATTGCCTTCCGTGATGGTTTACCAGGCAGTGTTGCCTATTAGAAAACTCTTCTTCTTATTAAGCAAAaatcaaatacatacatattcacaCTCTTATAAACAGATATATATTTACACTATATAAACAGGATAGCCTGTAGAAGTGTACATTTCTATTACTGAGGGCTTCTAACATTGATATTTGAtccaaaaaattatactttggaAAGCAAACATAAACTTAAAAAGAGCCCCAGAAAGAACTCCTTCCTACTCACCCTCCATGGACAAAGATAAGAGCCGCAATAAACAACAGTAAGGAATATTTATTACACATTTCCTATGTGCAAGGCACCATTCAatatacgtgtatatatacatgtgtgtacatatgtatgtatatatgtaaatgaatatacATAGATTTAATCCCCATAACAACCCTGAGATGGGTACtattattaacataatttttaatgaggaaatggaggtacagagaggtaaagtaacttgtccgagggtcacacagctcataagtgACGAAGCTGAGATTTGAACGCAGGAGGCAGTGAAATGAGGAAGAGGACAGAAGACAAATGAAAGGAAGGTTGGACATGAAGCGCTGCCCTTCTGTTCCCTACAGGATCTGAGAACTATTCAACTCCAAGAAAACAACGACAGACAGGCTTTCTATGGTTTTCCCAACATCCACTAACATTTCTGTGGGCCAAGACCCAGTGGGTAGACTCCCTGGCCCtgcaaaaaccagaaaaacaaagcaaggatCTTGAGGGCCTCTGAAGAAAAATCCAGCTCATTTCAGAGGGAAAAGCTCCGGGAATTGGGGTGCAGATGCCCAGCTGTCACAGGAATTTTGGAGGCCCCAAAGTTGTAATGacctcatttcaaatattttgtcccattctatGACCAAGAGTCCATGACACAGATCCCCAAACTCATGAGATTCCCCTACCTCTCCTTTGGAGTTGGCCCGGAGTCCTCTTTGTACGAGGATTATCAGGTTGCTCTACCTCTAGGGTTACACCTGTCTAAGACACAATAACCCATGGAAGAACGTTTGTTAATTCAGGAAAATGGTATAGTTTCTCCTTCCAGGAAGAGTGTAGAATGAGCAGAGGGCACAACGGCAGGGAGTCTGAGCAGGAGGTTGTTCTTAGCCAACATCAGAGAATCTGAGGGCAAAACAGCTGGCACAGGGTTGGGAGCTGAAGGGCTCAGGCTTTGGAGTTAGGCTGCCCggtttcaaatcctggttctgccacttaccatGTGATCTTAGGTTAGTTATGAtaattctctaagcctcagtttcctcatctgtaaaatggcaacaaTAATAGAACCTACCTCCACAGGGCTGTTTGAGCATTAAATGGGGTTTGGTATGTAGTaatcatttattaatagaaaatattacctACTATTGTTAACCTGCTGCTATCCTTGAAAATACAAGTGCGTTTTTCCCATGAACGTGTCGTAAGTTTATAATCAGAGACCAGTGTTTTGAAAACTGTTTTGGAGAACAATGCTAATGATGGTGGAAATGAGAATCCGCTGGGAAGAGGCTGGTATGTTGCTAAGTTAACATACGCAGATAGAAACAGACCATTGTCCCCAGCTGTCTGGGAGGCAGGTGAGAGTGCAGAGCATGGTCTCTAGCCCTAAACAGAGGATGTAGTGGGACATTTTCCAGCCTCCTATACATGTTGCTTATTGTCTGGTTTCTATGATACCCGTCACCACCATCTAGCACTAACCTACTGACTTTCTATCACTTACTGTTGctttaattttagttttcctGTCCCCCTTGAGGACTGAGGGACAGACGGCTCCTCTGTTGGCTTCCCGTGGGGGCACCCTGATGCCTGAGCACCCTCCCTTTggtgcctccctccccaggcctctcccttcctcccaggctCATGGGTCATTGGGAGTTATCCAGAAATAGGGCCAGGCCCATTCCAGAGGGTGAAAGTATTTCTTCCAATCTAAGACCACCTCTTTTAAGACATACCACTATTTTATATACCACTAAGAAAGAATTGACACTGCTAATTAAAATTGTCAGGTGTCACCAATTGTAAGATGTGTATTTCTTCACATTTAACATCTCTGAGGcaccctggaaggctgaggcaggaggatcacttgaggtcaggagtttgagaccagcctgagcaagagtgagactctgcctctgccaaaatagaaaaacttagctgagcatggtggcatgcacctatcgtcccagctactcgggaggctgaggcaggaggatcacttgagcccaggagtttgaggttgctgtgagctgtgatgacaccactgcactctacccagggcaacggagtgagactctgtctcaaaaacaaaaaataaaaaaacccatcTCTGAGTTGGGGGCACACCTGAGAATCACCAAGATAAGGTAAATGTTTCTTCACTGCCTGCTTTTACCTGACCTATGTTGAAATCCCCCACACTCACTCAGAGGCTTGCTGAACTGGAAGGTGTCTCAGAGCTCAGACCCCTTGAAGGGACAGACGATGTCACACAATATCACTGAGGCCCAAAGAAGGGAAAACCTTTTGGGTCTCTAGACTCTGTTTTGCATTCTTTTCAGTGATCAAGTCCATCCTTGTTCGTTCCTTTGGtcccttctcatttttaaaaatgtgaatcttCTTTTGTGTGTTGGGTTGTCTTGCttggttttccttctcttttactcCCTCTCTCTTTAGAGCCTGGGACAGGAAATGGCCTTTCAGGCAATTGTAGAGACCCCAGGAACAGTGTTGAAGTGCAAGGGCCAGGCATCTCATCCAGCCCCGGGGCATTTCCGCGGCTGCTTCTCATCACCGTGTGCTGTCTGCCTCGGCTTGGTCTCCAAGATAGTCACAATGGGAAGGGTGTGGAGCCAGGGTCTGGCCTGCCTTTGAGAGCCTCTCTCACCAGAAATCAGTGTTGGTCGCTGGTCCTTAATGCCACACATCTGCCTTTCATTGATTTTGGGCTTTCAATcagctgcttttattttctcttctcttttttgtttttttttttgttttttgttttgttcattgcagACATGATGGAACCGTGAATCAAATTGAAGGTGAAGCCACCCAGGTTAACCTCACGGAGCCCGCCAAGCTGGGAGTGAAGTTTTTCTGGTGTAAGTGTCCACTTCTCTCACAAGGATTTGGGGACAGGGGATATGCAAACCGAAGGCGAGAGCCCTGGACTAGGGTACTCCTGTCACATCTGAGTGTCATCTGTAATGACTCAATACGTAATTACTTACGACCACGCACTACATGCCATGCCCTGGGCTGCAATGTGGACAGGAGGGCAAGACAGAGCTGGCCCTTGTATCTAGGGAGCTTCGGTCCCAGTGTGGCTGCTGACAAGTAACCAGGCAATCTGCTGTGAAACTACAGTCAGGGTTGCAATAGGCGAAGCACAAACAGGAGCACAGAGGGCATGAGCCATAGAAGACCAAGTCCAGTCTTGTTTcccagaggaaactgaggcctgaaaaATTAGCAGATGTTAGTGGAGCAACTAGCATGTGCAAAAGCTTG from the Eulemur rufifrons isolate Redbay chromosome 7, OSU_ERuf_1, whole genome shotgun sequence genome contains:
- the APOD gene encoding apolipoprotein D; this translates as MATMLLLLSTLAGLFAAAEGQAFHLGKCPSPPVQENFDVNKYLGRWYEIEKIPVSFEKGSCIQANYSLMENGNIKVLNKELRHDGTVNQIEGEATQVNLTEPAKLGVKFFWLMPSSPYWVLATDYENYALVYSCTTIIWLFHMDHAWILGRNPYLPPETVTYLKDILTSNNIEVEKMTVTDQVNCPEFL